The segment GGCAGGATGCAGGTGGTGCGGATGCTGTCGAGCCGGTAAGGGTCGTCGAGCCAGCGCGAGGAGAAATCCCAGCCCGACTCGGCGCCGGCCCGCAGATCGCGGTAGACCTCGTAGTGCGGGCGAGCGGAGCGACCCGCGGTTTCCACGTCCTCGCGGTAGGACTCCTCGCGCGGCGTGTCGCGTTCGTCCCAGTAGCGGTTGAGCAGGCTGCCGTCGGCCAGCCGCACGCAGCGCCGGTGCGCCTGGCCGGGCTGCAGCCCCTCGCCGCCGTGCATCCAGAAGGCGTGCTCCTTGCGCAGCTGCGGCAGGTAGTTGCTGGCGCGGTGCACGCCGGTTTCCTCGAAGAGGTCGGTCATCAGCGCGAACACCGGTGGTTGCGAACGCCCCAGGTAATAGGTGCGGTTGCCGTTGGGCACATGGCCGTAGGTGTCGATCAGGTAGGCGAAGTTGTCCGCCATGGCGCGCAGCAGCTCGCAATGCCCGCTTTCGTCCAGGCCGAGCATGGTGAAGTACGAGTCCCAGTAGTACAGCTCGGTGAAGCGGCCGCCGGGCACCACATAGTCGTAGGGCAAGGGCAGCAGCGAGGAGTACGGCGGATGTTCGCGCGGATGGCGGGTCAGCACCGGCCAGAGGCGGTCGATGTGTTCGCTCAGGCTGTCGTCCGGGTTGGCGACAAAAGCCTTGTGCGGCAACTGGTAGAGGCTGAAGTTCTCGGCGACGAAGCGCGCCAGGTCGAAGCCCGGTGTGCCGGTACAGGCGCGATAGTCCTCGAGAATCTCCTCCGGGTGACGCCGCGGTGCGCAGTCGACGAAGGTCTTGCTGTCGGCGAAGACCCGCTGCATCTGCACGGCGACGAACAGCTCCTGGTAACGATCGGCCGGCGACAGCGTGTCGGCCGCCGAGACCGTCGAGAGATCATGGGCGAAGGGGTGAGAGGAATCGCTTTCGGTCATTGCTCGCTGTAATTCCAAAGCAGGCCGCCATCGATCACCAGTGTAGCCCCGGTGATGTAGTCGGCTTCGGGCGAGGCCAGAAAGGCTACCGCGCCGGCCACGTCTCGCGGCTGTCCGAGCCGCCGCGCAGGGATGTTGTCGAGCAGGCCGGCGAGTTTCTCCGGCTGCTGCATCAACGCGCTGTTGATCGGTGTTTCGATGGCGCCCGGAGCGATGTTGTTGACGGTAATGCCCAGCGGCGCCAGTTCGACCGCGAGGTTGCGCATGAGCATTTTCAGCCCGCCCTTGCTCGCGCAATAGCTGCTGAAGTTCGGGTGCGGCAGCTCTTCGTGAACCGAACTGTTGTTGATGATGCGCCCGCCATGGCCGACCTCGCGCACGTGCCGGGCGAACGCCTGGGACAGAAAGAACGGCCCGCGCAGGTTCACCCCGAGCACCTGGTCGAAGTCGCTTTCGCTGGCCTCGAGGAAGGGCGCATGCCTCTGGATGCCGGCATTGTTGACCAGGATGTCCAGCCGGCGCATCTGCGCCACCGCTTCGCGGATCAGCCAGCGGCACTGCTCGGCGTCAGCCACATCGGCAGCCAGCACGCAGGCGCGACGGCCCTCGGCACGCACCCGCTCGGCGCTTTCACGTGCATCCTCGTCATCGTCGCGGCCGTTGATCACCACGTCTGCACCGGCCTGCGCCAGCCGTATCGCGATACCGCGGCCGATGCCCTGGGTGCTGCCGGTCACCAGCGCGACTCTGTTCTCGAGGGTCATGGTCTATCTCCAGGCCTGTCGGACGAGTGAATGATGAAGGTGAGACGAGCGCGACCAGCCCGGCGTTCCGTCGAACCGCGCCGCAGGGGTTCGACAGCGTGTCGGGGCCGCCGGTGTTTGCCGGCGGACGCTTCCTCCGCCTGCGACAAAGGCGCACAATGAACGGCTTTTCCGCTGCCCGAGAAGGCTCTCATGGCAACCGCCGATCTGCGTAAAGGCTACCTGCTGGGGCTCGTCACCTTCGGCATCTGGGGCATGTTCCCGCTGTACTTCAAGTCCATCGAGCGCTTCGCCGCACTGGAGATCGTCACCCAGCGGGCGATCTGGTCGGCGCTGTTCGGCACCCTGGTGCTGCTGCTCTGGCGCCACCCCGGCTGGCTGCGCGAGCTGCTCGAGCATCCACGGCGCATCGGCGTACTGGCGATCTCCAGCCTGCTGATCGCCACCAACTGGCTGATTTATGTTTGGGCGGTCAACCATGGCCACATGGTCGAGGCCAGTCTGGGCTACTACATCAATCCGCTGGTCAACGTGCTGCTCGGGCTGGCGATCCTGCGCGAGCGCCTGCGCCCGTTGCAGTGGGTGGCGGTCGGCCTGGCCGCCACCGGAGTCTGTCTGCAACTACTGCGCCTGGGCGAGTTTCCCTGGGTTTCCATGGCACTGGCGCTGAGCTTCGGCACCTATGGTCTGCTGCGCAAGCAGGCGCCGGTGGCGGCGCTGCCGGGGCTGGTGGTCGAGACCTGGCTGCTATTGCCGGTGGCGCTCGGCTGGCTGCTGCTGTTCGGCAGCGGGCCGAGCACCGAGCCGGCCTTCTGGACCACGCCCGAAGCGCTCTGGCTGATGGCTGCCGGACCGGTGACCCTGGTGCCGCTGCTGTGCTTCAACGCCGCGGCGCGCCACCTGCCCTACTCGACGCTGGGCTTCCTGCAGTACATCACCCCGACCTTGCTGCTGATTCTCGCCGTGCAGCTGTTCGACGAGCCGTTCCCGGCCGAACGCCAGGTGGCGTTCTTCTTCATCTGGACCGGGCTCGCCGTCTACAGCATCGACACCTGGCGGCTGATGCGCCGGGCGCCGGTCACTCGGCCGGCTGCAGGCTGAGCTCGACCATCAGGTCGTCGGCAAGGGTCTCGAGGCGCTGCTGCAGCTGATCCAGCGCCAGCCCCGGCGGCACCGCCAGCCGGGCGTCGGCGTGGAACAGCAGTTCGCTGCTCATTGGCGCCGGCAGCACATCGGTGTCCAGGCTTTCCAGGTTGACGCCGTGTTCGGCCAGCAGGCGAGTGATGTCGCGCACGATGCCCGGGCGGTCGTTGCCGACCAGTTCCAGCTGAATCTGCTGCCAGCCGGGGGCCGGCTCCGTGCCGCTGGGCGCCAGCAGCACGCGAATGCCCTGCGCCTGCAGCGCCTGCAGCGCCGCACTGAGGTCGGCGTGCGCTTCCGGCGGCACGGCCACGCGCAGAATGCCGGCGAACTGCCCGGCCATGCGCGACATACGGCTCTCCAGCCAGTTGCCACCGTGAGCGGCGACGCACTGCGCCAGGCGCTCGACGAGTCCGGGCTGATCCTGGGCGATGACGGTAAGCACGAGATGGTCCATCGGGGGCTCCTTGGCTCGGGAAAAAAGGGCCTCATAGGTATAGCAGCCCAGCGCGCCTGGCCGGGCGTTGCGCTACCGACGGCGGACTGCTTTTCGCAGCGGCTTCATGTAGTATCCGCCGACCCGGACTACAAGAAATGTTTTGTCCGTTTGGATAAAAGAACCAAGAGAGGCGAGTAATGACTGAGCGCGTTCAAGTCGGTGGCCTGCAGGTCGCCAAAGTCCTGTACGACTTCGTGAACAACGAAGCGATTCCCGGTACCGGCATCGATGCCGCCGCCTTCTGGTCCGGCGCCGACCGCGTCATCCACGACCTGGCCCCGAAGAACCGCGCCCTGCTCGCCAAGCGTGACGAACTGCAGGCCAAGATCGACGCCTGGCACCAGGCCCGCGCCGGCCAGGCCCACGATGCCGCCGCCTACAAGGCCTTCCTCCAGGAGATCGGCTATCTGCTGCCCGAGGCCGAGGACTTCCAGGCCACCACCGAGAACGTCGACGAAGAGATCGCCCACATGGCCGGCCCGCAGCTGGTGGTGCCGATCATGAACGCGCGCTTCGCCCTGAACGCGGCCAACGCGCGCTGGGGCTCGCTGTACGATGCCCTGTACGGCACCGACGCCATCTCCGAGGAAGACGGCGCGACCAAGGGCCCGGGCTACAACGAGATCCGCGGCAACAAGGTCATCGCCTACGCCCGCGCCTTCCTCGATGAAGCCGCGCCGCTGGAAAGCGGCTCGCACGTCGACTCCACCGGCTACCGCATCGAAGCGGGCAAGCTGGTCGTTTCGCTGAAGGATGGCAGCACCACCGGCCTGAAGAACCCGGCGCAGCTGCAGGGCTTCCAGGGCGATAGCAGCGCCCCGCAGGCCGTGCTGCTGAAGAACAACGGCATCCACTTCGAAATCCAGATCGACCCGGCAAGCCCGATCGGCCAGACCGACGCGGCCGGCGTGAAGGACGTCCTGATGGAAGCGGCGCTGACCACCATCATGGACTGCGAAGACTCCATCGCCGCCGTCGATGCCGACGACAAGACGGTCGTCTACCGCAACTGGCTCGGCCTGATGAAGGGCGACCTGGTCGAGGAGCTGGAAAAGGGCGGCAAGCGCATCACCCGCGCGATGAACCCGGACCGCGTCTACACCAAGGCCGACGGCCAGGGCGAGCTGACCCTGCATGGCCGCTCGCTGCTGTTCATCCGTAACGTCGGCCACCTGATGACCAACGATGCCATCCTCGACAAGGACGGCAACGAAGTGCCCGAAGGCATCATGGACGGCCTGTTCACCAGCCTGATCGCGGTGCACAACCTCAAGGGCAACACCACCCGCAAGAACACCCGCACCGGCTCGATGTACATCGTCAAGCCGAAGATGCACGGTCCGGAAGAAGTGGCCTTCGCCAGCGAACTGTTCGGCCGCGTCGAGGACGTCCTCGGCCTGGCGCGCAACACGCTGAAGATGGGCATCATGGACGAGGAGCGTCGCACCACGATCAACCTCAAGGCGTGCATCAAGGAAGCGCGCGAGCGCGTGGTGTTCATCAACACCGGTTTCCTCGACCGCACCGGCGACGAAATCCACACCTCCATGGAAGCCGGCCCGATGGTGCGCAAGGCGGCGATGAAGGGCGAGAAGTGGATCAGCGCCTACGAGAACAACAACGTCGACGTCGGCCTGGCCTGTGGCCTCAAGGGCCGCGCGCAGATCGGCAAGGGCATGTGGGCCATGCCTGACCTGATGGCCGCGATGCTCGAGCAGAAGGTCGGCCACCCGCTGGCCGGTGCCAACACCGCCTGGGTCCCGTCGCCGACCGCCGCGACCCTGCACGCCATGCACTACCACAAGGTCGACGTGCAGGCGCGTCAGGCCGAACTGGCCAAGCGCGAGAAGGCATCGATCGACGACATCCTCACCATCCCGCTGGCAAAAGACACCAACTGGAGCGAGGAAGAAAAGCGCAACGAGCTGGACAACAACTCGCAGGGCATCCTCGGCTACATGGTTCGCTGGGTCGAACAGGGCGTCGGCTGCTCCAAGGTTCCGGACATCAACGACATCGCGCTGATGGAAGACCGCGCCACCCTGCGCATCTCCAGCCAGCACGTGGCCAACTGGATGCGCCATGGCGTGGTGACGAAGGATCAGGTGATCGAAAGCCTCAAGCGCATGGCGCCGGTGGTCGATCGTCAGAACCAGGGCGACCCGCTGTACCGCCCGATGGCGCCGGACTTCGACAACAGCGTGGCCTTCCAGGCTGCCCTGGAGCTGGTCCTCGAAGGCACCAAGCAGCCCAACGGCTACACCGAGCCGGTGCTGCACCGCCGCCGCCGCGAGTTCAAGGCCAAGAACGGCCTGTAACTCGCCTAGCCGCTGCAGAAAGAACCGCCCTTCGGGGCGGTTTTTTTATGGGCCGACGCAATGCACTTCGCACTGACTCCGATCAGGCTGGCGCCGCCAACGGGCGACTAGACTTACGTCCAATGTGCCCGGGCCGGGCCGCAGCCGAACATGGACAAAAAGTGGAAGCAAACCATGAGTAAAGCCGATGCCTTCGCCGAGGCCGGAAAGACCGCGGTCCTGCAGAACGTCCACGGGACGATGGAGTTCCTGCGCAAGTACCCTCCGTTCGACCAGATGGAGGCACCGCATCTCGCCTACCTCGTGGAGAACTGCGAACTGCGCTTTTACGCCGAAGGCGACTGCATCATCGCCCCCGATGATGGCGTGGTCGAATACTTCTACATCGTCAAGCAGGGCCGCGTGCATGGGCAGCGGCCGCACACGGCCAAGCGTGGCACCGAAACGACCTTCGAGGTCACCGTCGGCGAATGCTTCCCCATGGCTGCGCTGATGGGCGAGCGCGCCACCCGCACCGCCCACCTGGCCGCCGAAGACACCTTTTGCCTGCTGCTGAGCAAGCCGGCCTTCGTCAAGCTGGTATCGACCTCCGACGTGTTCCGTGACTTCGCCATGCGCGGGGTGAGCAGCCTGCTCGACCTGGTCAACCAGCAGGCGCAGATGCGCGCCGTCGAGAGCCTGGGCGAGCAGTACTCGCTGGAGACGGCGATCGGCGAGCTGGCCCGTCATCATCCGGTATCCTGCGCGCCGGCCTTGCCTTTGCGCGAAGCGGTCGGGCTGATGCATGCGGAGAATGTCGGCAGTATCGTCATCGTCGATGACGAGAAACATCCGCTGGGCATCTTCACCTTGCGCGATCTGCGCCGGGTGATCGGCTCGCAGCAAGGCGATCTGGACCAGCCGATCTCGGCGTTCATGACCCAGGAGCCGTTCCACCTGCCGCCGGACGCTACCGCCTTCGATGCGGCGATCGCCATGACCGAGCGGCATATCGCGCACGTCTGCGTGGTGAAGAACGGCCTGCTCTGCGGCGTGATCTCCGAGCGCGACCTGTTCTCGCTGCAGCGCGTCGACCTGGTGCACCTGGCGCAGACCATCCGCCATGCCGATCGGGTCGAGTCGCTGGTACTTATCCGCAGCCGCATCAAGCAACTGGTCGACAACATGCTGGCGCACGGCGCCTCGTCCACACAGATCACTCATATCATCACCCTGCTCAACGACCATACCGTCAGCCGGGTGATCGAGCTGGCCATCGAACAGCTGGGCGATCCGGGCATCGAGTTCACCTGGCTGTGCTTCGGCAGCGAGGGGCGGCGCGAACAGACGCTGCATACCGACCAGGACAACGGCATGCTCTTCGAAGCCAGCGACGCCGCCGAAGCGGCGCTGATCCGCGGCAGGCTGCTGCCGCTGGCCGAGCGCATCAACCGCGACCTGGATACCTGCGGCTTCACCCTGTGCAAGGGCAACATCATGGCCAGCAACCCGGAGCTGTGCCTGTCACGCCAGGAATGGGGGCGCCGGTTCAGCTCGTTCATCCGCGAGGCGACCCCGGAGAACCTGCTCAGCAGCACCATCTTCTTCGACCTGCGCGCCGTCTGGGGGCCGGAGGACGGCTGCGAGCAGCTGCGCCGCGACCTGCTCGAGGAGATCGCCGACAACCGCCTGTTCCAACGCATGATGGCCGAGAATGCCTTGCGCCACCGCCCCCCGGTGGGCCGCTTCCGTGACTTCGTCGTCACCCGCAAGGGCGACGGCAAGGCCACGCTCGACCTCAAGGTGCAGGGGCTAACGCCGTTCGTCGATGGCGCCCGGCTACTGGCGCTGGCCAACGGGATCGATGCGTGCAACACCCTCGACCGTCTGCACCAGCTCGCCGAGAAGGGCATCATCGAGGAGAAGGACGGCGCGGCCTACGAAGAGGCCTACCACTTCATCCAGCAGACCCGCATGCAGCATCATCAGCAGCAGGCGCGCGATGGCGCGAGCTATTCCAACCGGCTCGATCCCGACACGCTCAACGCCCTTGATCGGCGGATCCTGCGCGAATCCTTCCGCCAGGCGCAGCGCTTGCAGGCCAGCCTGGCGCTGCGTTACCTGTTATGAAAATGACCTGGTTCCAGCCTCGCGGTCCGAAACTCACGCTCGACCAGCAGGAACGGCTGGCGGCCTTGAAGCAGCCGGCGCCCATCGGCCCGGTGGCCCTGACAAAGCAGCGGATGGTCGTGCTCGACCTGGAAACCACCGGGCTGCACCTCAAGCGTGATCTGGTCATTTCCATCGGTGCGGTCGTCATCGAGAACGGTGCCATCGATTTCTCGCAGCAGTTCGAGTGCACGCTCAACCGCCAGGTCAAGGTCACCGAGAGCGTGCTGATCCATGGCATTGCGCCCAGCGAGCTGGCCAGGGGGCTGCCACCCGCCGAGGCGCTGCTCAGCTTCATGGAGTTTGCCGGCGACAGCGTGATCCTCGCCTTCCATGCGCCCTTCGACCAGCGCATGCTCGCCCGCGCGCTGAAAAAGGACCTCGGTTTCACCCTCAAGAATGCCTTTCTCGATGTGGCCGACCTGGCCCCGATGCTGTTCTCCCACGCCATGATTCACCGCGGCGGGCTGGACCATTGGCTGGATTACTTCCACATCGACATTCCGCAGCGCCACCACGCCGCCGCCGACGCCATGGCCACAGCGCAGATCGCGCTGATCCTGATGAATCGCGCACGGCGCATGGGGCTCGAGTCGATGGATGACCTGGCGCATCGCCTCCGGTGCTGGCAGCGTTCGCGCAAGGCGGCGTTGCACTCGTTCTGAGCGCGCTGGGCCATCGATGTCGCGGTGATGCCGGCAAGCAGCGCAAGCGTTTGATACTGGCTGGCTGCAGCCGCCTCGAGTCGGGCCAAGGCGGCCGACTCGCGCGTCGCGTCAGGGAGGGGGAACAGGCCTGTCGCTAGGGCCGGTCGCCCGCGCAGATCGCCTGGTAGAGCGGATCATCGGCCTGCAGTTCGGTCAGGCTCTCCATCTTTGCCTGGCCTTCGTTGTTAAGCCGGAACATGGCCTTCTCGGCGCAGATCAGCTGGTACTTGTCACTTGTCACCGTGGCGATCAGGCTCCGCTTTTCGAAGCGATACAGGACGAAGCGGCCCACGCGACCCTGCGGGGTGTCCTGTACCTGGGCGTTGGCGCCATCGAGCACCGTGTAGCCCAGCGGCATGGGGAACAGTAGCGTCCAGGGGCGCCACAACATGCTGCCCTTTTCCTCGGCGACCACGACCGAGCCGGCCGGCAGGCGCGCCTGGGTGGCTCCGAACCAGGTGTACTCGTAATAGATCGTGTACGTGAACATACCCAGCCCGGCGAACGCCGGAATGATCCACTTCGGCAGACGCTTGCGAGTCAGCGTACGCAACAGGAGCGCAATCCCCGCACCCGAGAAGGCAGCGACGACCGCAGCAATGAGATGCCAGAACATACGCAACTTCCTTTCAAAAAAATCGGGCTTCCAATAGGAAGCCCGACTTGTCTTTCAACCGGGGGTCAGATGCAGCATCTGACGTCGGCTTGGATTATCGCTTAGTGGCTGACAGCCGCACCAGCGCCCTTGGGCGTACGTACGCTCTCGACCAGATCCTGGATCTCCTTCGGCGGAGCCTCGGTAGCCATGGATACGACATAGGCTACAGCGAAGTTCAGGATCGCACCGACGGCACCGAAGGCCTGCGGAGAGATACCCATCCACCACTGATCAGGCGTGTTGGCCAGGCTGTTGGTGCCAGGGATGAAGAACCAGCCCAGGTACAGGAAGATGTACACGGCGGTACTTACCACACCGACCACCATACCGGCGACGGCACCCTTGCTGTTCACGCGCTTGGAGAAGATACCCATCATCAGAGCCGGGAACAGGCTCGATGCAGCCAGACCGAACGCCAGCGCCACGACCTGCGCCGCGAAGCCCGGTGGGTTCAGACCCAGGTAGGTGGCCAGGAGAATAGCGGCAGTCATGGACAGACGGGCCGCCAGCATCTCGTTCTTCTCGCTGATCTTCGGATTGATGAGGGTCTTGATCAGGTCATGACTGATGGCCGAGGAGATGGCCAGCAGCAGACCGGCAGCGGTGGACAGTGCAGCGGCAATGGCACCCGCGGCGATCAGACCGATGACCCAGCTCGGCAGGTTGGCGATTTCCGGGTTGGCCAGAACGATGATGTCATTGTTCACGGTCAGCTCGTTGCCGTTCCAGCCACGCTCCTGAGCGGTCGGGGTAAAGGCGGCGTTGGCGTCGTTGTACATCTGTACACGGCCGTCGGCGTTCTTGTCTTCCCACTTGATCAGGCCGGTCTGTTCCCAGGTCTGCACCCACTGCGGACGATCTTCATAGCGAATCGCCTCGGCCTGCGGGCCTTCCGGATAGATGGTGTTGACCAGGTTCAGGCGCGCCATGGAGGCCACGGCCGGAGCGGTGAGGTACAGCAGGGCGATGAAGATCAGCGTCCAGCCAGCGGACCAACGAGCATCAGCCACCTTCGGTACGGTGAAGAAGCGGATGATCACGTGCGGCAGACCGGCAGTACCGATCATCAGCGACAGGGTGAACAGGAACATGTTCAGCTTGTTGTCGACGTCAGCGGTGTAGGCGGAGAAGCCCAGATCGACGACGACTTCGTTCAGCTTCTGCAGCAGCGGCATACCGGACTCGGTGTGCGTGCCGAACATGCCGAACATCGGGATCGGGTTGCCAGTCAGCTGCATGGCAATGAACACCGCCGGGATGGTGTAGGCGATGATCAGAACGATGTACTGAGCTACCTGGGTGTAGGTGATGCCCTTCATGCCGCCGAATACCGCGTAGGCGAACACGATTGCCGCCGCGATCCAGATACCAGCGGAGTTGCTGACTTCCAGGAAGCGCGAGAAGGCCACACCGGCACCAGCCATCTGGCCGATTACGTAGGTCACGGAGATCAGGATCAGACAGATCACGGCGACCAGACGGGCGCCACGGCTGTAGAAACGGTCGCCGATGAAGTCCGGGACGGTGAACTTGCCGAACTTGCGCAGGTAGGGCGCCAGCAGCATGGCCAGCAGCACGTAGCCACCGGTCCAGCCCATCAGGTAGACGGAAGTGGCATAACCGCCGGAGGCGATCAGACCGGCCATGGAGATGAAGGAGGCCGCAGACATCCAGTCTGCTGCGGTCGCCATTCCGTTGGTTACGGGGTGAACGCCACCACCGGCGACGTAGAACTCTTTAGTCGAACCGGCGCGAGCCCAGACCGCGATCCCGATGTACAGCAGGAACGAGGCGCCCACGAACAGCATGTTGATCCAATATTGGCTCATGGTGGTTACTCCTCAACCCCGAATTCCTTGTCCAGTTTGTTCAGCCGCCACGCGTAGTGGAAGATGATCAAAATGAACGTGATGATGGAACCTTGTTGAGCGAACCAGAAACCCAGATCCGTTCCCCCGACAGGGATGCCGGACAATAACGGACGCAAGAGGATCGCAAAGCCATAGGAGACCAGAGCCCAGACTACGAGGCTCCATGTTATGAGGCGTACGTTCGCCTTCCAGTATGCAGCAGCATTGTTTTTATCTTCGGCCATAGCCGTTCTCCGCCTTATTGTTATTCGCGAGTGGAGGAAGCCCACATCCTGAATCTAACAAAGGTGTACAAGGCAACGAAACCCCCGACTTTAGTCTGACCAGAACCGCTCAAGAGCCCGGATTGCAGCGATAGAAAGGCTGCTCGGGCCCTGCGCCCTGTGCGGCCGGCCGACGATGCAGGCAATTTGCCAAAAATGACGCGGCGGTCACGCCCAAATCCTCTTGCTAGCTGGCCCTGCCGCATCCGTTCGCCGGCCGTCCGCGCCAGCCGGCCAGCGAAGCGGCTGCCCTGCCCGGACGCGCCACCCTGTAAATCGGCATTGCATTCAATGGCGCCCTTAATTCTGGCTTAATTAAATAAAAATGATTGCCGGCCAGCACTGATCGATAAATAAAGCTCACCGACCCGAATATCGCCAACAAATAAATCATCCAACCAGAAGTGAATTAATTAACCAAGCCTGGATAGTTTTAGCGAAGTTCTATTACCGAAGCATTGCAGCCGCGGATAGCGAATACTTATCGACAAGTGTTGCTTTCAGTGCGCCAGATGGTCGGCGCAGCTACACGCAGCCGCACGCGCCGAGCTGGCGCGAGGCGGCTGCGTGCGAGGCGACGGATTCCGCGCGGCTAGCAGCTGGGGCGGCCGGCCGTGTAGCGCTGCGCCGGATCGACGG is part of the Stutzerimonas balearica DSM 6083 genome and harbors:
- a CDS encoding DUF4212 domain-containing protein, with protein sequence MAEDKNNAAAYWKANVRLITWSLVVWALVSYGFAILLRPLLSGIPVGGTDLGFWFAQQGSIITFILIIFHYAWRLNKLDKEFGVEE